A region of uncultured Fibrobacter sp. DNA encodes the following proteins:
- a CDS encoding metallophosphoesterase, whose translation MTYFFVSDLHVDFYVPVTRTVAVLRKHFEVFFERNFLPADACCIAGDIANNYYTYVEFLKFIAEKYSTVYVCLGNHDIITEYIGRFETDREFTTSESKIKYFLAEAEKIPNIQLLENRIAGDVAGCMGMCDFKYKHTPGASEISNKILWATRWFDGIHWRYMQNNTDKLWRHYDRAFRKLTAQRPKIMTSHFLPLEFDMAERYKHDPCSNFFYFHGAKYLENMDDGSIWQAGHTHTAIKREYTDRLGKRHLLLCNPVGYPDEDPYTEHGLKREDFLVEVGKS comes from the coding sequence ATGACTTACTTTTTTGTCAGCGATTTACACGTCGATTTCTATGTACCGGTGACTCGCACAGTCGCAGTACTGCGCAAACATTTCGAAGTCTTCTTCGAGCGCAACTTTCTACCGGCAGACGCCTGCTGCATCGCGGGCGATATCGCGAACAACTATTACACCTACGTAGAATTTTTGAAGTTCATCGCCGAAAAATACAGCACGGTCTACGTGTGCCTCGGGAACCACGACATCATCACAGAATACATTGGGCGTTTCGAGACGGACCGAGAATTCACCACATCCGAAAGCAAGATAAAATACTTCCTTGCTGAAGCAGAAAAAATCCCGAATATCCAACTGCTTGAGAACCGCATCGCAGGCGATGTCGCCGGTTGCATGGGCATGTGCGATTTCAAGTACAAGCATACACCCGGCGCATCTGAAATATCAAACAAAATTTTGTGGGCGACACGATGGTTCGACGGAATCCATTGGAGATACATGCAGAACAACACCGACAAACTCTGGCGACATTACGACAGAGCCTTCCGCAAACTCACCGCGCAACGCCCGAAAATCATGACGTCGCACTTTCTGCCGCTGGAATTCGACATGGCGGAACGTTACAAACACGACCCCTGCTCAAACTTTTTCTATTTCCACGGAGCCAAATACCTCGAGAACATGGACGACGGAAGCATCTGGCAAGCGGGCCACACCCACACCGCCATCAAGCGTGAGTACACTGACAGGCTCGGCAAAAGGCACTTGCTGCTCTGCAATCCCGTAGGATATCCCGACGAGGACCCCTATACGGAACATGGGCTAAAACGGGAAGATTTTCTGGTGGAGGTGGGGAAATCATAA